In Zingiber officinale cultivar Zhangliang chromosome 1A, Zo_v1.1, whole genome shotgun sequence, the DNA window GGTCGATGAACCGACgacgaagacgacgacgacgatatAATTGGGTCATTGAAATTGTAGCCCCTGATAGAGTGTACTGTGTCCAGGATTGGATATGGGTACGGCCCCGACATGATGCCCGTGAATTGTTGGACCATGGATCGAAAGTTGGCCGTGTCGGTGTTCAGCATCGTGGTCGGGGCTCGTCGTGACGCTCTGCTTCTCCTTCGACCTGACTTGCCTACTCGCCCTTCGATGTTGGCCTTCGCCGCTTGGCCATTGATTGTTGGACTCGTCGATGCGGCCGTCACAATGATCGAGTCTGATGCATCGGCGGTGGGCGGGGACGATGACGATTGAGTCCAAAGGCCAAGTGGAGACCATTGAGTCGGACCGGAGGTGGTGTCGTCGCTCGTAGCCATGTGGCAGTGCAGATCGATATTGCACATGTAGTAGTAGTACTAGTGTAAGAAGGGTATGGTTGTGATGCTCGGAGGTGGATTTATATAGCGATTCGAGGATGTCCCAGATGAATCTTGGCCGTCAGATTTCATCGTGGACGATGATGAATCACCCAACCGAGGGCAGGATTTGCTCGGCCCCATGGCTTCTAGATGAAGGTTTGTGGATTCGAGGAAGCTTCGTTTTGACCCGAGCGCAATAGACTTGCTGGGTGGATTAAGTttgctttttcctttttttttttttttttttttcgcttCAAGAACAAGCAAATATTATTTATTTGTAACTAAAAAAATAACCgtgaataataatttttaaaaaatggcaATATGTGGACCGGTCAAATCGTGCTCACTAATTGTATCTACAAAAAAAGATATGATAGGTCACCAATTTGCACGAGTTTCAAAATTCCTAACACGCATCAAATCACATCGACCTcacttatttttattaattatcctTTGCCACAAC includes these proteins:
- the LOC122014043 gene encoding VQ motif-containing protein 22-like gives rise to the protein MCNIDLHCHMATSDDTTSGPTQWSPLGLWTQSSSSPPTADASDSIIVTAASTSPTINGQAAKANIEGRVGKSGRRRSRASRRAPTTMLNTDTANFRSMVQQFTGIMSGPYPYPILDTVHSIRGYNFNDPIISSSSSSSSVHRPSAMPMELQQQYQYYAPSHHGQHAREQQQASQNEISLFVPESNNSSANLDQVGDDFFADAMYAQWMPASRPTSNPNIKVVDDDFYF